TTACCCGCGGAACAAGGTAAATACCCGCGAAGAACGAGGACCTGCAATAATATTGTTAATACGGATTATAAAAAAATTTCGTGAGACGTCACGGAATTTTTTTAGGTTAATTAGCTGCTTTAAAATAAGTATGGATAAGGAACAACCTAGTAGGTAATAAATATCGTGTTGACTATGGAGTGAATTGGTCAAAGAGTGAAAATAAAACCTATAAACTTTGTTCTAACTTTTTTAATTTAGCTTACACTTACTATAGGACGAACTTTGTGTGGAGTAAGGGGGAAATAACATAGCGAAAAAAATGGGAGTTGTGGCACTACTAATATTTGGTGCCTACGTTCTGGGCATGTATTGGTATATATTTCATAGTGGTGGTGGCACAATACCGCGAGCGTTTCAAGGCTCCGTTGCGGACCCAGTTATGTTTATGTCTGAAAAAGAACTAAACTTAAGTCTGGAATATTCGAAAATACGAAATTTCTTATTTTTTGTAGTAACACCATTTGAATGGCTTGCTTATATTGTAATTTTGTTAATGGGTGTTTCTCGCTATTTTGAAAAAGTTTCGACGTCCCAAACGAAAAGGAAGCTGTTACAAAATGCTGCCTATTTATTTTTATTATCGTTTTTGCTGTATGTAGTCCTTTTTCCAATTGAATACTATCGTTACTATTTAAGTAAAAGCTATGGCATTAGCACTCAAGCTTTTCCGTCTTGGATGCGTGATGGTGTCATTGATTTTTGGGTTAACTTTGGCATGACTTTTATTATCGTATCTGTTCTTTATTGGCTTATGAAAAAGAGTGCCAAGAGATGGTGGCTATATGCGTGGATATTAACGATTCCCTTTACGATTTTTGTAATGTTTATTCAGCCCGTTGTGATTGATCCGTTATACAATGATTTTTATCCGCTAAAAAACAAGGAACTAGAAACGAAGATATTAGCAATAGCAGAACAAGCTGATATTCCGGCAGAGCATGTGTATGAAGTGAATATGGCACAAAAGACCAATGCATTAAATGCTTATGTGACGGGTATTGGTAGTAATTCAAGAATTGTGCTGTGGGATACGACGTTAAATCGTTTAACAGATAATGAAATTTTATTTATCATGGCGCATGAGATGGGGCATTATGTTGAGAAACATATTTATTTTGGCATTGCGGGTTATTTATTAATGACCTTAGTCGGGCTTTGGATAACAGCGAAAATTATGCGGTGGGTA
This DNA window, taken from Lysinibacillus sp. FSL M8-0337, encodes the following:
- a CDS encoding M48 family metallopeptidase, which encodes MAKKMGVVALLIFGAYVLGMYWYIFHSGGGTIPRAFQGSVADPVMFMSEKELNLSLEYSKIRNFLFFVVTPFEWLAYIVILLMGVSRYFEKVSTSQTKRKLLQNAAYLFLLSFLLYVVLFPIEYYRYYLSKSYGISTQAFPSWMRDGVIDFWVNFGMTFIIVSVLYWLMKKSAKRWWLYAWILTIPFTIFVMFIQPVVIDPLYNDFYPLKNKELETKILAIAEQADIPAEHVYEVNMAQKTNALNAYVTGIGSNSRIVLWDTTLNRLTDNEILFIMAHEMGHYVEKHIYFGIAGYLLMTLVGLWITAKIMRWVIARYGHALKITKISDINSLPLFLLITSFLLFASSPLSNFISRYQETRADQYAISMMDDRQAAVTAFQKLTISGLSEVNPPLLVKWFRYTHPTMLDRIMKVAETEEPIKEKPIKEEQKKTR